The Primulina tabacum isolate GXHZ01 chromosome 16, ASM2559414v2, whole genome shotgun sequence genome window below encodes:
- the LOC142528419 gene encoding uncharacterized protein LOC142528419: MAMLHCYTDRIKCKVFLTTLVDSAQRWFEGLAPQSIGSFKDFQKVFSHHFSSSKKYKKNAFSLFEVKQKPEESLRAYIRRFNRVALDVPTCATETKTTAFTQALREGEFFKSLTKKVPGDFDELLSRAEKYINMEEAQKQKREAVRKERVDRVSKPEEKGQKRGNPGHFPHHVPLKIAREREVQECSRDLAPNHQLSQPEKRGFCTLHKVCYHNTKDCKTLKGDYVLPSAPGPSHDNKKRDCHLGHLGNQDPVPEEEGFHLEAVENALFGFAGHVVYPEGEIVLPLTLGS, translated from the exons ATGGCCATGTTGCACTGCTACACTGATAGAATCAAGTGTAAGGTGTTCCTGACAACATTGGTGGATTCGGCCCAAAGGTGGTTTGAGGGTTTGGCTCCTCAAAGTATTGGTTCTTTCAAAGACTTCcaaaaggtgttctcacaccatTTCAGTAGCAGCAAAAAGTACAAGAAGAATGCTTTTAGTCTTTTCGAAGTCAAGCAGAAGCCGGAGGAGAGTCTAAGGGCTTATATCCGAAGATTCAATAGAGTGGCTCTTGACGTTCCCACTTGTGCCACTGAAACAAAGACTACCGCATTCACACAGGCCTTGAGGGAGGGGGAGTTCTTCAAATCATTGACCAAGAAAGTGCCCGGAGATTTCGATGAATTATTGTCCCGGGCAGAGAAGTATATCAATATGGAAGAAGCTCAGAAACAGAAGAGGGAGGCTGTAAGGAAGGAGAGAGTGGACCGGGTGTCTAAGCCCGAGGAGAAGGGACAGAAGAGGGGTAATCCAGGGCACTTCCCTCATCATGTGCCTTTGAAGATTGCCCGGGAAAGGGAAGTACAAGAGTGCAGTAGAGATTTGGCCCCGAACCATCAATTGTCCCAACCAGAAAAGAGAGGATTTTGCACTCTCCACAAAGTGTGCTATCATAACACCAAGGATTGCAAGACGCTGAAGGGAGATTATGTTTTACCTTCTGCCCCGGGACCCAGTCACGACAACAAGAAACGAGATTGCCACCTTGGGCATCTCGGCAACCAGGATCCAGTGCCTGAGGAGGAG GGTTTTCACTTGGAAGCTGTGGAAAATGCCCTCTTTGGTTTTGCTGGCCATGTGGTCTATCCAGAAGGGGAGATTGTCTTACCACTAACCCTTGGCTCTTAG